The Falco cherrug isolate bFalChe1 chromosome 6, bFalChe1.pri, whole genome shotgun sequence genome window below encodes:
- the LOC102060126 gene encoding cytochrome c oxidase assembly factor 6 homolog yields the protein MSAPTMEERKACWGARDEFWQCLDRHADDASKCEKLRLSFESRCPQQWVKYFDKRRDFLKYKRKLETEGYHPPEAAGKS from the exons ATGTCGGCACCAACGATGGAGGAGAGGAAGGCCTGCTGGGGGGCCCGGGACGAGTTCTGGCAGTGCTTGGATAGGCACGCAGACGATGCCAGCAAGTGTGAGAAGCTGCGGCTGTCCTTCGAGTCCCGGTGCCCGCAGCAGTGG gTTAAGTATTTTGACAAAAGaagagactttttaaaatataaaagaaagctTGAAACAGAAGGGTATCATcctccagaagctgctggaaagtCATAG